Proteins from a genomic interval of Arthrobacter sp. CAN_C5:
- a CDS encoding NAD(P)/FAD-dependent oxidoreductase, producing the protein MALNQQFSDRPRILVVGGGYVGLYVAHKLQKKVKSHGGIVTLVDPLPYMTYQPFLPEVAGGNIEARHAVVSHRTHLKQTELITGKVTGIDHSRRTAMIDPGNGGEPFELTYRDVVMAAGSITRTFPIEGLKDQGIGLKTIEEAVALRNQILERIETGSLMDAGPERDRVLTFVVVGGGFAGIETITEIEDMARAAVKKNDRLEQADLRFVMVEAMGRIMPEVTESQAVWVVSHLRSRGIQVKLNTSLASAVDGRLKLINMPDKTPADEFETDTLIWTAGVQANPMVRSSDFPIDERGRLRANAELRITGDDGPIDGAWTAGDVAAVPDLTGGGVGGFCVPNAQHAVRQAKLLAKNIYAENNGVGRVKEYKHKNLGAVAGFGQYKGVANIMGFGMRGLPAWLAHRGYHGMAMPMFERKFRVVSNWILSFVFGRDTTQLMDLQTPKRQFREAATPPPKKAEAPASAGAAKADSYGEPAKS; encoded by the coding sequence ATGGCACTGAATCAACAGTTCTCCGATCGTCCGCGCATTCTTGTAGTCGGTGGGGGCTATGTAGGCCTCTACGTCGCTCACAAGCTACAGAAGAAGGTCAAGTCCCACGGTGGCATCGTCACCCTGGTGGACCCGCTGCCCTACATGACCTACCAGCCGTTCCTCCCCGAGGTGGCTGGCGGCAACATTGAAGCCCGCCACGCGGTGGTATCGCACCGTACGCACCTCAAGCAGACCGAGTTGATCACCGGCAAGGTGACCGGCATCGACCACTCTCGCCGCACGGCGATGATTGATCCCGGCAACGGGGGAGAGCCATTTGAGCTCACCTACCGTGACGTCGTGATGGCGGCAGGCTCCATCACCAGGACCTTCCCGATCGAGGGACTCAAGGACCAGGGAATCGGTCTGAAGACCATCGAGGAAGCGGTAGCCCTGCGCAACCAGATCCTCGAGCGGATCGAAACCGGTTCGCTGATGGACGCAGGCCCCGAGCGTGACCGTGTGCTGACGTTCGTCGTCGTCGGCGGTGGGTTCGCGGGTATCGAAACCATCACCGAGATCGAGGACATGGCACGGGCGGCCGTCAAGAAGAACGACCGCCTGGAGCAGGCCGACCTGAGGTTCGTCATGGTTGAGGCCATGGGCAGGATCATGCCCGAGGTCACCGAGTCTCAGGCTGTCTGGGTGGTTTCGCACCTGCGGTCCCGTGGGATCCAGGTCAAGCTGAACACCTCGCTTGCCAGCGCCGTCGACGGCCGCCTGAAGCTGATCAATATGCCGGACAAGACACCGGCGGACGAATTTGAGACCGACACCCTCATCTGGACTGCTGGGGTGCAGGCCAACCCGATGGTCAGGTCCTCCGACTTCCCGATCGACGAGCGTGGCCGCCTGCGCGCCAACGCGGAACTCCGGATCACGGGCGACGACGGGCCCATCGACGGCGCCTGGACCGCGGGCGACGTCGCGGCAGTACCCGACCTCACCGGCGGAGGAGTTGGCGGGTTCTGCGTTCCCAACGCACAGCACGCAGTCCGGCAGGCCAAGTTGCTCGCGAAGAATATCTACGCGGAGAACAACGGTGTGGGCCGGGTCAAGGAATACAAGCACAAGAATCTTGGTGCAGTGGCCGGATTCGGACAGTACAAGGGTGTTGCCAACATCATGGGCTTCGGGATGCGCGGACTCCCGGCCTGGCTGGCGCACCGCGGCTACCACGGCATGGCGATGCCGATGTTCGAGCGTAAGTTCCGGGTGGTCTCGAACTGGATCCTTAGCTTCGTCTTCGGACGCGACACCACCCAGCTGATGGACCTGCAGACGCCCAAGCGCCAGTTCCGTGAAGCGGCCACCCCGCCGCCGAAGAAGGCTGAAGCACCAGCTAGCGCCGGTGCAGCGAAGGCCGACTCCTACGGCGAGCCTGCGAAGAGCTAG
- a CDS encoding branched-chain amino acid ABC transporter permease, translating into MITRPTPAWIRRLLVFATGLIAVLLLSAPAAQGYHPGTPAAPSAVASSSLPAGQIVAQEFSDRISGVLRNADGPLPDVTISVSGNGFDGETTSAANGSWSVGVPEQGAYEVTLEVDTLPGGAALAEGQANPRTVTFAGTSNVTTLFLFGEGIVTNTTSFWDTLAERTLAGLSFGLLLALSAVGLSLIFGTTGLTNFAHGEMVTFGAVVAFGFAAIGLPIFVAIPLAVVAGALLGWVQDAGLWKPLRRRGTGLVPMMIVSIGLALALRYIIQFNFGGATQQLPGAQSARLDFGPVSISQNNLNSLLISLVIILLVGFLLLRTRLGKATRAVSDNPALAAASGIDVDRVIRIVWMVGGALAALGGILWAYYRPGVSFNMGQQILLLIFAGVVLGGLGTVFGALIGSIIVGLFVEISTIWLEADLKYVGALLIMILVLLFRPQGILGRKERVG; encoded by the coding sequence TTGATAACCCGACCGACGCCTGCGTGGATCAGGAGGCTGCTGGTTTTTGCGACCGGGCTCATAGCCGTCCTGCTACTCAGCGCCCCTGCTGCCCAGGGTTACCACCCGGGCACCCCCGCCGCACCCAGCGCGGTGGCATCGTCGTCTCTTCCCGCCGGCCAGATCGTGGCCCAGGAGTTTTCCGATCGCATCAGCGGTGTTCTTCGCAACGCAGACGGGCCGCTCCCGGATGTCACCATCTCGGTTTCGGGCAACGGGTTCGACGGCGAGACCACCTCGGCAGCCAACGGATCCTGGTCGGTCGGTGTGCCGGAGCAGGGCGCCTATGAGGTGACCCTTGAGGTGGACACCCTCCCCGGGGGAGCAGCCCTCGCCGAGGGCCAGGCCAACCCCCGGACGGTGACCTTCGCGGGTACCTCGAATGTCACCACCCTCTTCCTGTTCGGCGAGGGAATCGTTACCAACACCACCAGTTTCTGGGACACGCTCGCCGAGCGGACCCTGGCTGGTCTCAGCTTCGGCCTGCTGCTCGCTCTGAGCGCCGTCGGACTGTCACTGATCTTCGGCACCACCGGCCTCACCAACTTCGCACACGGCGAGATGGTCACCTTCGGAGCAGTTGTCGCGTTCGGTTTCGCTGCCATCGGGCTACCCATCTTCGTCGCCATACCGTTGGCGGTGGTTGCCGGCGCGCTCCTCGGCTGGGTGCAGGATGCCGGTCTATGGAAGCCCCTGCGCCGGCGCGGCACCGGTCTGGTCCCCATGATGATTGTCAGCATCGGGTTGGCACTGGCCCTGCGGTACATCATCCAGTTCAACTTCGGTGGTGCCACCCAGCAGTTGCCCGGCGCGCAGAGCGCCCGCCTGGACTTCGGTCCGGTGTCCATCTCGCAGAACAACCTCAACTCGCTGCTGATCTCCCTGGTGATCATCCTGCTGGTCGGGTTCCTCCTGCTGCGTACCCGGCTTGGCAAAGCCACCCGTGCCGTCTCGGATAACCCGGCACTGGCGGCAGCCTCGGGCATCGACGTCGACCGGGTCATCCGGATCGTATGGATGGTCGGCGGGGCACTGGCTGCCCTCGGCGGCATCCTCTGGGCGTACTACCGTCCCGGTGTCTCCTTCAACATGGGCCAGCAGATTCTGCTGCTGATTTTCGCCGGCGTCGTGCTCGGTGGACTCGGCACGGTGTTCGGCGCCCTGATCGGCTCGATCATCGTGGGATTGTTCGTCGAAATCTCAACCATCTGGCTGGAGGCGGACCTGAAATACGTAGGAGCGCTCCTGATCATGATTCTGGTTCTTCTGTTCCGGCCGCAGGGTATCCTCGGCCGTAAAGAGCGCGTCGGTTAG
- a CDS encoding HNH endonuclease signature motif containing protein: MKSSNSSASRTGFPPAPGAGTESDGGPTDGSPAGLSESPAGGPTPEAKAETGNGTGAGTGTETAGYGPAGPLGEGAVWFAPAPGPTVVTDPTVAPGPPVVTDPTVAPAPTVVTNPAEVAGAAAETDLTGSSEEAVRGGESASGGGAVLTGWVSLAALVDSDASQTLEVMKALDGLRSWVDAQEAKAVTHLWDLTRAEYPWVEEGAQDLGRTITATEIGAALRLPDRTAGALIETSEFLVRDYPSTLRVLEDGKITRRHAVTVVGEVISIPDTVPGVCAGFEAQLIDLACQLTVAKFTYQAVRLREALHPESITVRRRKALQDRRVSINPDYDGMAWLHAFLPTEQVAGIFHRVDTAARALQAPDEARTLSQLRADVLIDVLTSAGATGHMTSAEPTSVDPATDDLAGDGLATEKPATGDLAGGGMRESGRPDRTDGVIEPGSPVSSDAPNMPGGTDGMGGTDGTGGLAGRGDADAYWGVQAKVFVTVPVMTLLGGDTPGELEGYGPIDPETARKLAGHAQSFTRILTHPFTGARLGADATTYRVPKDLQDAVRVRDRTCRHPGCNRLAVFCELDHTKPWSQGGKTSYGNLAALCKRHHMLKSEGYWRYRQPEPGMIIATSPAGHSYVTRPDPPPAPPPKVPPPF; this comes from the coding sequence ATGAAAAGCAGCAATTCTTCTGCTTCGCGGACCGGATTCCCGCCCGCTCCTGGCGCCGGGACTGAGTCCGACGGCGGCCCCACGGACGGCTCGCCCGCCGGACTTTCAGAGAGTCCTGCGGGTGGACCCACTCCCGAGGCTAAGGCTGAAACGGGGAATGGGACTGGTGCCGGTACCGGTACGGAGACTGCAGGATACGGTCCGGCTGGGCCGTTGGGTGAGGGTGCGGTGTGGTTCGCCCCGGCACCCGGCCCGACTGTGGTGACCGACCCGACTGTGGCACCCGGCCCGCCCGTGGTGACCGACCCGACCGTGGCACCCGCCCCGACCGTGGTGACCAACCCGGCCGAAGTGGCTGGCGCGGCGGCCGAAACCGACCTAACAGGCTCAAGCGAGGAGGCTGTTCGTGGTGGTGAGTCGGCTTCTGGTGGTGGGGCGGTGTTGACGGGGTGGGTGTCTTTGGCGGCGTTGGTGGACTCTGATGCGTCCCAGACCCTTGAGGTGATGAAGGCCCTGGATGGGTTGCGGTCGTGGGTTGATGCGCAGGAAGCCAAAGCGGTCACCCACCTGTGGGATCTGACCCGCGCGGAATACCCGTGGGTGGAAGAGGGAGCGCAGGATCTGGGCCGGACAATCACCGCAACCGAGATCGGTGCGGCGCTGCGCCTGCCGGACCGGACCGCTGGTGCCCTGATCGAGACCAGTGAGTTCCTGGTCCGGGACTACCCGTCAACCCTGCGGGTCCTTGAAGACGGGAAGATCACCAGGCGTCACGCTGTCACCGTGGTCGGGGAAGTGATCAGCATCCCCGACACCGTGCCCGGGGTGTGCGCCGGGTTCGAAGCCCAGTTGATCGATCTGGCCTGCCAGTTGACGGTCGCGAAGTTCACCTACCAGGCCGTCCGGTTACGGGAGGCCCTGCACCCTGAATCGATCACGGTGAGGCGGCGGAAGGCCCTCCAAGACCGGCGGGTGTCAATTAATCCGGACTACGACGGGATGGCCTGGCTTCACGCCTTCCTACCCACCGAGCAGGTCGCCGGAATTTTCCACCGCGTCGACACCGCAGCCCGGGCGTTACAAGCCCCCGACGAGGCACGCACGCTCAGCCAATTACGCGCCGACGTCCTCATCGACGTCCTCACCAGTGCAGGCGCCACCGGGCACATGACCAGCGCAGAACCCACCAGCGTAGATCCCGCCACCGACGACCTTGCCGGCGACGGCCTTGCCACCGAAAAACCCGCCACTGGGGACCTTGCCGGCGGCGGGATGAGGGAATCGGGCCGCCCGGATAGGACTGACGGGGTCATCGAACCCGGAAGCCCTGTTAGTTCGGATGCACCGAATATGCCGGGTGGGACGGATGGCATGGGTGGGACGGATGGCACGGGTGGGTTGGCCGGCCGTGGTGACGCAGACGCTTACTGGGGTGTGCAGGCGAAAGTATTCGTCACCGTCCCCGTGATGACCCTCCTCGGCGGGGACACCCCGGGTGAGTTGGAGGGCTATGGTCCGATTGACCCCGAAACGGCCAGGAAGCTCGCCGGTCACGCCCAGTCGTTCACGAGGATCCTCACCCACCCGTTCACCGGTGCCAGACTCGGCGCCGACGCCACCACCTACCGGGTGCCAAAGGACCTCCAGGACGCAGTCAGAGTGCGGGACCGGACCTGCCGACACCCGGGGTGTAACCGGTTGGCCGTGTTCTGCGAACTCGACCACACAAAACCCTGGTCACAGGGCGGGAAAACCAGCTACGGCAACCTCGCGGCCCTGTGTAAACGGCACCACATGCTCAAATCCGAGGGCTACTGGCGCTACCGACAACCCGAACCAGGAATGATCATCGCGACCTCACCCGCCGGTCACAGCTATGTCACCAGGCCAGACCCGCCACCAGCACCACCACCCAAGGTCCCACCACCCTTCTAG
- a CDS encoding ABC transporter substrate-binding protein, protein MTATRNSVRFGIGDNAPRVAKVAALGLGIALFASACGGSTPEGDGGETSAAPAATGLSCPESQGGEAPEANPKGDPSAVPEATTTSETPLTLGTLLPTTGALAFLGPPEIAGTNLAVQEINEAGGVLGQDVEIIHRDSGDTTTDIATQSVTDLLSQDVSAIIGAASSGVSRTVINQITGAGVIQISPANTAPDFTDWDDNGLYWRTAPSDVLQGRVLGNYIMECGAQTVGMVTLNDAYGTGLQGFVSEAVEGAGGQVVANEMFNEGDSQFSSQVDAVVAAEPDAIVVISFDQATSIVPLLTAQGVDPSTLFLVDGNTADYSEDLDPGTMEGAQGTIPGPFTGDDFQEALLEIDPALTSWSYAGESYDAANVVALAAEAAGSTDGEAIAAELQGVTGEGEKCYDFAACVTLLRDGEDIDYDGISGPITFDENGDPTEAFIGIYAFDGDNVPQPSRSETGQL, encoded by the coding sequence ATGACTGCAACACGCAACTCCGTGCGGTTTGGCATTGGAGACAATGCACCGCGCGTAGCGAAGGTCGCTGCCCTGGGGCTGGGCATCGCGCTCTTCGCATCTGCCTGCGGCGGATCGACTCCTGAAGGAGACGGCGGCGAGACCTCAGCCGCACCCGCTGCTACCGGGCTTAGCTGCCCGGAGAGCCAGGGCGGGGAAGCCCCCGAGGCCAACCCGAAGGGGGACCCTTCAGCTGTCCCTGAGGCAACCACCACGTCTGAGACACCACTGACCCTGGGTACGCTGCTGCCAACCACCGGTGCACTCGCGTTCCTCGGCCCACCCGAAATCGCCGGCACAAACCTGGCAGTCCAGGAGATCAACGAGGCAGGCGGTGTGCTCGGCCAGGATGTCGAAATCATTCACCGTGACTCGGGCGATACCACCACTGACATCGCCACCCAGTCAGTCACTGACCTCCTGTCCCAGGACGTCAGCGCCATCATCGGTGCCGCATCATCGGGTGTATCCCGGACCGTGATCAACCAGATCACTGGCGCTGGAGTCATCCAGATCTCGCCGGCGAACACGGCTCCCGACTTCACCGACTGGGATGACAACGGTCTGTACTGGCGTACCGCACCTTCCGACGTGCTGCAGGGGCGTGTGCTCGGCAACTACATCATGGAGTGTGGCGCCCAGACCGTCGGCATGGTCACCCTGAACGATGCCTACGGCACCGGACTCCAGGGCTTCGTCAGCGAGGCTGTTGAAGGCGCAGGTGGCCAGGTGGTCGCCAACGAGATGTTCAACGAAGGCGACTCGCAGTTCAGCAGCCAGGTCGACGCAGTCGTCGCTGCAGAGCCGGACGCCATCGTCGTCATCAGCTTCGATCAGGCAACCAGCATTGTGCCGCTTCTCACCGCTCAGGGCGTCGACCCAAGCACCCTCTTCCTCGTGGACGGCAACACCGCTGACTACAGTGAGGATCTGGATCCAGGAACCATGGAAGGTGCACAGGGCACCATTCCTGGCCCGTTCACCGGTGACGACTTCCAGGAAGCACTGTTGGAAATCGATCCAGCTCTCACCAGCTGGAGCTACGCGGGTGAAAGCTACGACGCAGCAAATGTTGTCGCGTTGGCAGCTGAGGCTGCAGGATCCACCGACGGCGAGGCCATTGCTGCCGAACTGCAGGGTGTTACTGGCGAAGGTGAGAAGTGCTACGACTTCGCTGCCTGCGTCACTCTGCTGCGCGACGGCGAAGACATTGACTACGACGGCATCTCCGGTCCGATCACGTTCGATGAGAACGGTGATCCCACCGAGGCATTCATCGGAATCTACGCCTTCGACGGCGACAACGTCCCACAGCCGAGCCGCTCCGAAACCGGGCAGCTCTAA
- a CDS encoding ABC transporter ATP-binding protein, translating into MTEPRETQAIDYMTDSRDITTGETGPGCRKRDPILVAEKVTRQFGGMNAVDVDYLEVPRNKITALIGPNGAGKTTLFNLLTGFDTPNSGQWRFDDKSIAGVPSYKVARMGMVRTFQLTKVMGKLTVMENMRLGATAQPGESLARALFKGLWGKREKEITEQADVLLAKFKLDAKKDDYAASLSGGQRKLLEMARALMVKPVLVMLDEPMAGVNPALTQSLLDHIKNLKAEGMTVLFVEHDMHMVRHIADWVVVMAEGKIVAEGPPEVVMKDKAVIDAYLGAHHDVDLGDSQGVEMLEVELAQDKESVVGTADAGILAHPGGAHADGGPLDSGPGDSDATGGAHAAGPADSGPAGGAHGAGPEGGRPDTTGPSTRGAHAASPDTAPDDKETRP; encoded by the coding sequence ATGACCGAACCACGAGAGACGCAGGCAATCGACTACATGACCGATTCCCGCGACATCACCACCGGCGAGACCGGGCCGGGGTGCCGGAAGAGGGATCCGATTCTGGTTGCGGAAAAGGTGACCCGGCAGTTCGGCGGGATGAACGCCGTCGACGTCGACTACCTCGAGGTCCCCCGCAACAAGATCACCGCCCTCATTGGACCAAATGGTGCAGGGAAGACCACCCTGTTCAACCTGTTGACTGGGTTCGACACCCCTAACAGCGGGCAATGGCGTTTCGACGACAAAAGCATTGCCGGCGTGCCGTCCTACAAGGTGGCCCGGATGGGAATGGTCCGCACCTTCCAGCTGACCAAGGTGATGGGCAAGCTGACAGTGATGGAGAACATGCGCCTCGGGGCGACCGCCCAGCCGGGTGAGAGCCTCGCCCGCGCGCTGTTCAAGGGCCTCTGGGGCAAGCGGGAGAAGGAGATCACCGAGCAGGCGGATGTCCTCCTGGCGAAGTTCAAGCTCGACGCGAAGAAGGACGACTACGCGGCGTCGTTGTCCGGTGGGCAGCGCAAACTGCTCGAAATGGCGCGCGCGCTGATGGTCAAACCAGTTCTGGTGATGCTCGATGAGCCGATGGCCGGGGTCAACCCGGCACTCACCCAGTCCCTGCTGGATCACATCAAGAACCTCAAGGCCGAGGGCATGACCGTGCTGTTCGTGGAGCACGACATGCACATGGTCAGGCACATCGCCGACTGGGTGGTGGTGATGGCCGAGGGCAAGATCGTCGCTGAAGGGCCTCCGGAAGTAGTGATGAAGGACAAGGCAGTGATCGACGCCTACCTCGGCGCACATCACGACGTCGACCTGGGCGATTCCCAGGGCGTCGAGATGCTCGAAGTGGAACTCGCCCAGGACAAGGAGTCGGTGGTTGGTACCGCCGACGCCGGCATCCTCGCCCATCCCGGCGGCGCTCACGCGGACGGTGGTCCTTTGGACAGTGGTCCTGGGGATAGTGATGCTACAGGCGGTGCTCATGCGGCTGGCCCTGCGGATAGTGGTCCTGCTGGCGGTGCTCACGGGGCAGGGCCCGAGGGTGGACGCCCGGACACGACCGGCCCTTCCACCCGCGGCGCGCATGCAGCGAGTCCAGATACAGCACCGGATGACAAGGAGACCCGACCATGA
- a CDS encoding S8 family serine peptidase, protein MTPSRGARNIRLRSTACLLGAVLAAALLPAFPAHADELREREYWLEDYGITEAWETTQGEGVRVAVIDSGVDGSHPDLDGVVVGGTDVSGAGQLDGQLGIGEVSEHGTLVASLLAGRGHLPEPVPSPTPSADDDQSPGDQPPSPDPVETTVPDTYGRGSDGIVGVAPQADLLAVSVWIEGPTKGPNPAGISIDQQIPDAVRWAVDNGAQVINMSLGSTSPTWPESWDEAFLYAEENDVVIVAAAGNRAGGSMQVGAPATMPGVLAVAGLDRDGEASLDSSSEGISIGVAAPAENLVGALPGGVYADWSGSSGAAPLVAGTAALIRSQYPDLSAAQVINRILLTAREAGDDGGERDTLYGYGILDVAAAVNADLAVPEENLLGSMAEFIQIYRRGEPAPPPEPVEPTSEPTPVDIPEPVVPVAEDVAATTGGLPAAIVLGFGSLILVILTGGTVAVLRARRAAVDNATGETETGFHEHAADDRP, encoded by the coding sequence GTGACCCCCTCTCGCGGTGCACGAAATATCCGGCTGCGGTCAACAGCCTGCCTCCTCGGGGCGGTGCTGGCCGCTGCGCTCCTGCCAGCGTTCCCTGCCCACGCCGATGAACTGCGGGAACGCGAGTACTGGCTGGAGGACTATGGCATCACCGAGGCATGGGAGACCACCCAGGGGGAGGGGGTCCGGGTTGCGGTGATTGACAGCGGCGTCGACGGATCTCACCCCGACCTTGATGGCGTGGTGGTGGGCGGAACAGATGTTTCCGGTGCGGGACAGCTCGATGGCCAGCTCGGTATTGGCGAAGTGTCCGAGCACGGCACCCTGGTTGCCAGTCTGCTGGCCGGGCGCGGGCATCTGCCTGAGCCCGTTCCCAGCCCGACGCCGTCAGCCGACGACGACCAATCTCCGGGCGACCAGCCGCCGTCTCCTGACCCGGTCGAAACCACCGTGCCAGACACCTACGGGCGTGGCTCCGACGGAATTGTCGGTGTGGCGCCGCAGGCTGATCTGCTGGCCGTCTCGGTCTGGATTGAGGGTCCGACAAAGGGCCCCAACCCCGCCGGAATCAGTATTGACCAGCAGATTCCCGACGCCGTCCGCTGGGCCGTGGACAACGGCGCCCAAGTGATCAACATGTCCCTGGGAAGCACCTCGCCCACCTGGCCGGAAAGCTGGGACGAGGCGTTCCTTTATGCCGAGGAGAACGATGTGGTGATCGTTGCCGCAGCCGGAAACCGTGCTGGCGGCTCCATGCAGGTCGGCGCCCCGGCGACCATGCCGGGGGTTCTCGCCGTCGCCGGTCTGGACCGCGACGGCGAGGCGAGCCTTGATTCCTCCTCCGAAGGCATCAGCATTGGCGTTGCCGCTCCCGCCGAAAACCTCGTGGGTGCCCTGCCCGGCGGGGTCTACGCCGACTGGTCGGGCAGCTCCGGTGCAGCACCCCTGGTTGCCGGCACAGCCGCGCTGATCCGGTCCCAGTACCCGGACCTCTCGGCGGCCCAGGTGATTAACCGGATTCTCCTGACTGCACGGGAGGCCGGCGACGACGGCGGGGAGCGCGACACCCTGTACGGCTACGGCATCCTCGATGTCGCTGCGGCGGTCAACGCCGACCTCGCTGTGCCCGAGGAGAACCTTCTCGGGAGCATGGCCGAGTTCATCCAGATCTATCGCAGGGGAGAACCAGCTCCACCTCCCGAGCCGGTGGAGCCCACCAGCGAGCCGACGCCCGTCGACATTCCCGAACCCGTGGTGCCGGTCGCCGAAGATGTGGCGGCCACTACGGGCGGTCTTCCCGCGGCCATCGTGCTGGGTTTCGGCTCGTTGATCCTCGTTATCCTGACCGGTGGCACCGTTGCTGTCCTCCGGGCGCGGCGCGCTGCGGTGGACAACGCGACGGGGGAGACTGAAACCGGCTTCCACGAGCATGCTGCCGACGACCGCCCGTGA
- a CDS encoding branched-chain amino acid ABC transporter permease produces MDFGNILALAFGEMISPTTAAYALAALGLAVHFGYAGLLNFGQAGFMAVGAYGYAISTLTFGVPLPVAVLVALTASVLFALILGIPTLRLRADYLAIVTIAAAEIVRYIVTTNGLTDVTGSANGLANFENGFFALNPLAPGSYNVGPISMNERDLWIRIVGWTIVALACLTIWLLMRSPWGRVLKGIREDENAVRALGKNVYAYKMQALVIGGLLGSLAGMIFTLPRGAVQPANYATELTFFLYTCLLLGGMATVLGPVIGAMIFWVVLSLTQGLLYGAIEIGAITFLSNVQAGQLRYILVGVALMLLMVFRPQGVLGNKKELAFA; encoded by the coding sequence ATGGATTTCGGAAATATTCTTGCACTCGCCTTCGGCGAAATGATCAGCCCAACCACCGCTGCCTACGCCCTTGCGGCACTCGGTCTGGCCGTCCACTTCGGCTACGCTGGCCTGCTGAACTTCGGCCAGGCCGGCTTCATGGCAGTGGGTGCCTACGGGTACGCCATCTCCACCCTCACGTTCGGCGTTCCCCTCCCTGTCGCCGTCCTCGTCGCGCTGACCGCTTCGGTGTTGTTCGCGCTCATCCTGGGCATCCCGACCCTGCGTCTGCGCGCCGACTATCTGGCTATTGTCACGATCGCCGCGGCGGAGATCGTCAGGTACATCGTCACCACCAATGGCCTCACCGACGTCACCGGTTCGGCCAACGGACTCGCCAACTTCGAAAACGGCTTCTTCGCGTTGAACCCGCTCGCCCCGGGGTCCTACAACGTGGGTCCCATCTCCATGAATGAGCGGGACCTGTGGATCAGGATTGTCGGCTGGACCATCGTGGCACTGGCCTGCCTGACCATCTGGCTGCTGATGCGCAGCCCGTGGGGCCGGGTCCTGAAGGGGATCAGGGAGGACGAGAACGCTGTCCGTGCCTTGGGTAAGAACGTGTATGCCTACAAGATGCAGGCACTGGTCATCGGTGGTCTGCTCGGCTCCCTGGCAGGCATGATCTTCACCCTCCCCCGTGGAGCGGTGCAGCCAGCCAACTACGCCACCGAGCTCACGTTCTTCCTGTACACCTGTCTGCTGCTGGGAGGGATGGCGACGGTTCTCGGACCGGTGATCGGCGCCATGATCTTCTGGGTGGTGCTGTCCCTGACCCAGGGGCTGCTGTATGGCGCCATTGAAATCGGAGCCATCACGTTCCTGTCCAACGTCCAGGCAGGGCAACTGCGGTACATCCTAGTCGGCGTCGCGCTGATGCTGCTCATGGTGTTCAGACCCCAGGGCGTCCTGGGTAATAAGAAGGAGCTGGCGTTCGCATGA
- a CDS encoding ABC transporter ATP-binding protein has protein sequence MSEDNSTSVVKVTDLVAGYLPGVNILNGCSIEARSGELIGIIGPNGAGKSTLLKAMFGLVKVHSGTVVVRDRDITGLKANKLVSQGVGFVPQNNNVFASLTIEENLEMGMYQRPKDFKKRFEFVADLFPELGKRRAQRAGSLSGGERQMVAMGRALMMDPAVLLLDEPSAGLSPVKQDETFLRVHEINRAGVSVIMVEQNARRCLQICDRAYVLDQGKDAYTGTGRELMKDPKVIQLYLGTLADTA, from the coding sequence ATGAGCGAGGACAACAGCACATCGGTAGTGAAGGTCACCGATCTGGTGGCCGGGTACCTGCCAGGGGTCAACATCCTCAACGGCTGCAGCATCGAGGCGCGCTCCGGGGAGCTGATTGGCATCATTGGACCCAATGGTGCCGGCAAGTCGACGCTGCTCAAGGCCATGTTCGGACTGGTGAAGGTCCATTCAGGCACCGTGGTGGTCAGGGACAGGGACATCACCGGTCTCAAAGCGAACAAGCTGGTCAGCCAGGGCGTGGGCTTCGTGCCCCAGAACAACAACGTGTTCGCGTCGCTGACCATCGAGGAGAACCTTGAGATGGGCATGTACCAGCGCCCCAAGGACTTCAAGAAGCGGTTCGAGTTTGTGGCTGACCTGTTTCCCGAGCTCGGAAAGCGGCGTGCCCAGCGGGCTGGGTCGCTTTCCGGTGGTGAGCGCCAAATGGTGGCGATGGGTCGGGCGCTCATGATGGATCCCGCGGTACTCCTGTTGGATGAGCCGTCTGCCGGCCTGTCCCCCGTCAAACAGGACGAGACGTTCCTGCGGGTGCACGAGATCAACCGCGCTGGAGTGTCGGTGATCATGGTCGAGCAGAATGCTCGCCGGTGCCTCCAAATCTGTGACCGGGCGTATGTCCTTGATCAGGGCAAGGACGCGTACACGGGAACCGGTCGCGAGCTGATGAAGGATCCGAAGGTGATCCAGCTGTATCTGGGGACGCTGGCGGACACCGCGTAA